The Bacteroidota bacterium genome has a segment encoding these proteins:
- a CDS encoding NADH-quinone oxidoreductase subunit C — protein sequence MNTAQHVQALNQQAQPLHDTVLTRLTGKFGEAVLGSRIDYDFPVFEIKREAIYDVLKFLKEDEQLNFHFLTTACGLHFPDHHGREMGMMYQLHNWPANTRIRILVHFPEQDAVMPTMTTLWPAANWMEREAYDFFGISFKGHPNLKRILNMEDITFFPLRKEFQLEDPTREDKDDTMFGR from the coding sequence ATGAATACTGCACAACACGTTCAAGCACTCAACCAGCAAGCACAGCCCCTGCACGACACCGTGCTGACACGCCTTACCGGAAAATTCGGCGAGGCTGTGCTGGGTTCGCGCATCGACTATGATTTCCCCGTGTTCGAAATTAAACGCGAGGCCATTTACGACGTGCTGAAGTTCCTTAAGGAAGACGAGCAACTCAACTTCCACTTCCTCACCACCGCCTGCGGCCTGCATTTCCCCGACCACCACGGCCGTGAAATGGGCATGATGTACCAGCTGCACAACTGGCCGGCCAATACACGCATCCGCATACTGGTGCATTTCCCTGAGCAGGACGCCGTAATGCCCACCATGACCACCCTTTGGCCAGCCGCCAACTGGATGGAACGCGAGGCTTACGATTTCTTCGGCATCAGCTTTAAAGGTCATCCCAACCTCAAGCGCATCCTCAACATGGAAGACATTACCTTCTTCCCGCTGCGCAAGGAATTCCAGCTCGAAGACCCTACACGCGAAGACAAAGACGACACCATGTTCGGCCGCTGA